From Astyanax mexicanus isolate ESR-SI-001 chromosome 11, AstMex3_surface, whole genome shotgun sequence, the proteins below share one genomic window:
- the plbd2 gene encoding putative phospholipase B-like 2 codes for MIGRNMAAAAAAAVVLLERPSTASRGTMRVYVCFLFTFLISASAAQVRSAVFNQQTGKLDLKDGFQPDFVAFANFTDDIRNTGWSYLEVVTSGKYNDTLQAYGAGAVEASVTSELIYKHWINTLMGYCGPFKYDPGYCSRLKEYITDNLEWVNQEIEKNPDSPYWHQVHLSLLQLQGLEDGYNGQVTSPGRLSFNPLGFLLFQMGGDLEDLEAALNKSSLTHTVGSGSCSALIKLLPGNKELFVSHDTWNTYQSMLRIMKKYTFSFSKSQRDKTLIPGDTQAFSSYPGSIFSGDDFYILSSGLVTLETTIGNSNPDRWKFVMPQGAVMEWLRNIVANRLAQTGIEWAEIFGQHNSGTYNNQWMIVDYKNFVPGKPDIKQGLFTVLEQIPGLIQIADKTQELYKTSYWASYNIPYFEKVFNASGGQDLVKKYGPWFSYNENPRAQIFSRNQTLVTDMESMVRLMRYNNFKNDPLSECEGCDPPHNGENSISARSDLNPANGTYPFGALKQRPHGGTDMKVTSYALFRQYELLAVSGPTWDQVPVFQWSTSPYQNLTHIGHPDRWDFPTVHVRWSK; via the exons ATGATCGGCAGAAacatggctgctgctgctgctgctgctgttgtgttgCTGGAGCGGCCGAGCACTGCGAGTCGGGGAACGATGCGCGtttatgtctgttttttatttacttttttaatttcgGCTTCAGCCGCTCAGGTCCGGTCTGCGGTGTTTAACCAGCAGACTGGGAAACTGGACCTGAAAGATGGATTTCAACCGGATTTCGTTGCTTTCGCCAACTTTACAGATGACATTCGTAACACGGG ATGGTCTTACCTGGAGGTTGTAACCAGTGGCAAGTACAATGACACACTGCAAGCTTATGGCGCTGGAGCTGTGGAGGCTTCGGTCACGTCTGAG CTGATCTATAAGCACTGGATAAACACCCTGATGGGATACTGTGGCCCGTTTAAATATGATCCAGGTTACTGCAGCCGTCTGAAGGAATACATTACTGACAATTTGGAGTGGGTGAACCAAGAAATAGAGAAAAACCCAGACTCACCATACTGGCATCAG GTTCACTTGTCTCTACTGCAGCTGCAAGGCTTGGAAGATGGTTATAATGGGCAGGTCACTTCTCCTGGAAGACTTTCATTTAACCCCTTAGGCTTTTT ACTTTTTCAGATGGGAGGAGACTTGGAGGATTTAGAGGCTGCCCTAAACAAATCCAGCCTGACACATACAGTGGGTTCTGGTTCCTGTTCTGCTTTAATCAAGCTTTTACCAGGAAACAAGGAGCTATTTGTGTCACATGACACTTGGAACACCTATCAGTCAATGCTGAGGATTATGAAGAAGTACACATTCTCATTTTCCAAGTCTCAAAGAG ATAAGACATTAATTCCTGGAGACACCCAGGCTTTCTCCTCTTATCCTGGTTCCATCTTTTCAGGGGATGACTTTTATATCCTCAGCAGTGGTCTG GTTACTCTGGAAACCACAATTGGCAACAGTAACCCGGACCGGTGGAAGTTTGTGATGCCGCAGGGGGCTGTCATGGAGTGGCTAAGAAACATTGTGGCCAACCGACTCGCTCAAACTGGCATAGAGTGGGCAGAAATTTTTGGCCAGCACAACAGTGGAAC GTATAACAACCAGTGGATGATAGTTGACTATAAAAACTTTGTTCCAGGGAAGCCTGATATCAAGCAAGGGCTGTTTACTGTGCTTGAGCAGATTCC AGGATTGATTCAGATTGCAGATAAAACTCAGGAGCTCTATAAGACCAGCTACTGGGCCAGCTACAATATCCC gtattttgAAAAGGTGTTTAATGCAAGTGGTGGCCAAGATCTGGTGAAGAAGTACGGGCCATGGTTTTCTTATAATGAGAATCCCAGGGCTCAGATATTCTCTCGGAACCAAACCCTCGTCACTGATATGGAATCCATGGTGCGACTGATGAG GTATAACAACTTCAAGAATGATCCCTTGTCAGAATGTGAGGGCTGTGACCCCCCTCATAACGGAGAGAATTCAATCTCTGCACGATCCGATCTTAACCCAGCTAACGGGACATATCCTTTTGGAGCTCTGAAACAAAGACCTCATGGTGGAACAGATATGAAG gTAACATCCTATGCCTTGTTCAGGCAGTACGAGTTGCTGGCGGTCAGTGGGCCTACATGGGATCAGGTGCCTGTGTTTCAGTGGAGCACCTCACCCTACCAAAACTTGACACACATAGGCCACCCAGACCGCTGGGACTTCCCCACTGTGCATGTTCGGTGGTCAAAATAA
- the LOC103026878 gene encoding claudin-10, whose protein sequence is MKYRSVVMYIEIGCFVACVCGWILVCATLPIQYWTYSEVATSVLTNSHTFSNLWKDCMTDLTGMVDCKVFPSLLSLQMYIHLCRATIFTSIVLGFLGAILALIGMKCTKLGGSEITNSKITLAAGMIYLASGLCAMFAFSWYGNKIITEFMDPTHRTKKFELGVALFVGWGGSSLLIIGGLVYSIFGGREGCEASPIDQEKLVYSTSGAPSPDMLESIQEEEKQPSSPLPSIETEQTEDSEKPLGKAYNKGEYV, encoded by the exons ATGAAGTACAGATCTGTGGTGATGTATATTGAAATAGGCTGCTTTGTGgcctgtgtgtgtggatggatcCTGGTTTGTGCGACACTGCCGATACAATACTGGACATATTCTGAAGTGGCTACTTCAGTCCTCACCAACTCTCACACGTTCTCCAACCTTTGGAAAGACTGCATGACAGACCTGACTGGGATGGTGGACTGTAAGGTGTTTCCATCGTTGCTGTCTTTACAAA TGTACATCCATCTGTGCCGAGCCACGATCTTCACCTCTATAGTCCTTGGATTCCTTGGAGCTATCCTGGCACTGATAGGCATGAAGTGTACCAAACTCGGAGGGTCTGAAATAACAAATTCAAAGATTACATTAGCAGCAGGGATGATTTATCTTGCATcag gtCTTTGTGCTATGTTTGCTTTCAGCTGGtatggaaataaaattattacAGAGTTTATGGATCCCACACATCGGACCAAAAA GTTTGAGCTTGGGGTGGCGCTGTTTGTTGGATGGGGCGGCTCGTCACTTCTCATTATTGGGGGGCTAGTATACAGCATCTTTGGAGGAAGGGAAGGCTGTGAGGCAAG CCCAATCGACCAGGAGAAACTGGTGTACTCTACATCCGGAGCGCCCTCTCCTGACATGCTTGAATCAATCCAAGAGGAAGAGAAACAGCCATCTTCACCGCTTCCTTCCATCGAAACTGAGCAGACGGAAGACTCAGAAAAACCTCTGGGTAAAGCCTACAACAAGGGAGAATATGTTTAG
- the LOC103027352 gene encoding claudin-10: protein MKKTVIQVLGFLISTLGWFTVCCTLAMDKWRITYIGGQGGAWIIKAAWYYSNLWKDCYTDTSSVDNCRDYDVMWVINPTNTAERGFIQTVRGLLLFGMVVGFFAAIFCFVGMDCTYIGGSERTNDIILLTGALFHFIGGVAGAAAYCFFTIKLGRANFVRLSARGFLRYQIGPPIYLGFAGSFCIIVGSILYAVTVYRIIIPKREVDPSKPRKPMSTKTYIPVAKTRTLNNGGRTPSVQSKLSRPISQSSSQVSRISRITEMSVRDAFV, encoded by the exons ATGAAAAAAACTGTCATTCAAGTGTTGGGGTTCTTGATCTCCACCCTCGGTTGGTTCACGGTGTGTTGTACACTAGCCATGGATAAGTGGAGGATTACCTACATAGGTGGACAGGGAGGTGCATGGATAATCAAGGCAGCATGGTACTATTCCAACCTCTGGAAAGATTGCTACACTGACACCAGCTCCGTTGACAACTGCAGGGATTATGATGTTATGTGGGTCATAAACCCCACAAATACAGCAGAACGAG GATTTATCCAGACTGTTCGAGGACTGCTTCTCTTCGGAATGGTAGTGGGCTTTTTTGCAGCCATATTTTGCTTTGTTGGGATGGATTGTACATACATTGGCGGAAGCGAGAGAACCAACGATATAATTTTATTAACTGGAGCCCTTTTTCATTTTATTGGAG GTGTTGCTGGTGCCGCTGCTTACTGCTTTTTTACAATCAAGTTAGGAAGAGCAAACTTTGTGCGCTTGTCTGCCAGAGGCTTTTTAAG GTATCAAATAGGGCCTCCGATATACCTTGGTTTTGCTGGCAGCTTTTGCATAATTGTAGGCTCTATTTTGTATGCTGTGACTGTATACAGAATCATCATACCCAAGAG AGAGGTGGACCCATCAAAACCAAGAAAGCCCATGTCCACAAAGACCTACATTCCAGTGGCCAAAACCAGGACACTAAACAATGGAGGCCGTACACCATCAGTTCAGTCCAAACTCTCCAGACCAATAAGCCAGTCAAGCAGCCAAGTGTCCAGGATTTCCCGGATTACAGAGATGTCTGTCAGAGATGCTTTTGTATGA